The following are from one region of the Halolamina litorea genome:
- a CDS encoding ribbon-helix-helix domain-containing protein → MTRAAIPDPRDEALRDRETVRLPRSTTEDIDELVDEGKYPNRSAFIRAGARLLIKCEREDVWPSFDRGRGREAEPATDDGPGSLQEVAEASVEGDTATVKAAADGGMVGAVDVESEGDTVASEDDGDEYEFVAESPAVSEADIVTKLSSVMRDATAVERAAAT, encoded by the coding sequence ATGACGCGCGCCGCCATCCCGGACCCGCGGGACGAGGCGCTGCGCGACCGGGAGACGGTCAGACTCCCGCGGTCGACCACCGAGGACATCGACGAACTGGTCGACGAGGGGAAGTACCCGAACCGGTCGGCGTTCATCCGGGCGGGCGCACGGCTCCTGATCAAGTGCGAACGTGAGGACGTGTGGCCGTCGTTCGACCGGGGACGCGGACGGGAGGCGGAGCCGGCAACGGACGACGGCCCCGGCAGCTTGCAGGAAGTCGCCGAGGCCAGCGTCGAAGGCGATACGGCGACGGTGAAGGCGGCCGCCGACGGCGGGATGGTCGGTGCCGTCGACGTGGAGAGCGAGGGCGACACGGTTGCATCGGAGGACGACGGCGACGAGTACGAGTTCGTCGCGGAGTCCCCCGCGGTGTCGGAGGCCGATATCGTCACGAAGCTGAGTTCGGTGATGCGCGACGCCACCGCCGTCGAACGCGCCGCGGCGACGTAG
- a CDS encoding cation:proton antiporter regulatory subunit codes for MILQSLLGPVDPASALTGLIGLSVLSFFVSGVLSAAYRWYFREPIPRGLAALFGVGAVALYLNTVGLLGRVIGTPGGDPFDAAGIGINLLTLFGAFVATVPGRRVGDGLRSEFTAAAGARELNAGVSRALRGVARLSAVELPAAEDIEDMPSHDPVPEAVKAELGGKTLLFPRANADSIHDRLTTRLKEDYNVGYVDAEIDADGTVTFLALGSRLAGIGPTLGPGTCAVAVEADPASDAGPGDVVQVWTVPEAAPIIPEAAEPPEAVPDGASEAEQPRRVTTAELRATAGETVTLVVDENDADALSPDRRYRLLTLPVAAGTDREFASLLRAADETLGVVELPEGSPLAGVTLADLDATVVAVRDPGGALDSLPAGERALAVGDAVYAIGRPDVLRSLEERARPADAGSS; via the coding sequence ATGATCCTCCAGTCGCTGCTGGGGCCGGTGGATCCCGCCTCGGCACTCACCGGACTGATCGGGCTCTCGGTGCTCTCCTTTTTCGTCTCGGGAGTGCTGTCGGCCGCCTACCGGTGGTACTTCCGGGAGCCGATCCCCCGTGGCTTGGCGGCGCTGTTCGGCGTCGGGGCCGTCGCGCTCTACCTCAACACGGTCGGCCTGCTGGGGCGCGTCATCGGCACGCCGGGCGGCGACCCCTTCGACGCGGCCGGTATCGGGATCAACCTCCTCACGCTGTTCGGGGCGTTCGTCGCCACCGTCCCCGGCCGGCGGGTCGGCGATGGGCTCCGGTCGGAGTTCACGGCCGCCGCGGGTGCCCGTGAGCTCAACGCCGGCGTGAGCCGAGCGCTTCGAGGTGTCGCCCGGCTCTCAGCGGTCGAACTGCCCGCCGCCGAGGACATCGAGGACATGCCCAGCCACGACCCCGTTCCGGAGGCGGTGAAAGCGGAACTCGGGGGGAAGACGCTGCTGTTCCCCCGCGCGAACGCGGACTCGATCCACGACCGGCTGACGACCCGGCTGAAGGAGGACTACAACGTGGGCTACGTCGACGCCGAGATCGACGCCGACGGGACGGTGACGTTCCTCGCGCTCGGGTCGCGGCTGGCAGGCATCGGCCCGACGCTCGGGCCGGGGACCTGCGCTGTCGCCGTCGAGGCCGACCCCGCGAGTGACGCCGGCCCGGGCGACGTGGTGCAGGTGTGGACCGTCCCCGAGGCTGCCCCGATCATCCCCGAGGCCGCGGAGCCGCCGGAAGCGGTCCCCGATGGCGCTTCCGAAGCCGAGCAGCCACGCCGCGTCACGACGGCCGAACTCCGTGCGACGGCCGGCGAGACGGTCACGCTGGTCGTCGACGAGAACGACGCCGACGCGCTCTCGCCGGACCGACGCTACCGACTGCTGACCCTGCCGGTCGCCGCCGGAACCGACCGGGAGTTCGCCTCGCTGCTGCGCGCGGCCGACGAGACGCTGGGCGTGGTCGAACTCCCCGAGGGGAGCCCTCTCGCCGGCGTCACCCTCGCGGACCTCGACGCGACCGTCGTGGCGGTCCGGGACCCCGGCGGCGCACTCGATTCGCTGCCCGCCGGCGAGCGGGCTCTCGCCGTCGGCGACGCCGTCTACGCCATCGGTCGGCCCGACGTGCTCCGGTCGCTCGAGGAGCGCGCCCGGCCGGCTGATGCCGGGAGTTCATAA
- a CDS encoding cbb3-type cytochrome c oxidase subunit I, translated as MSGPIGRSIRRWLRRGYRTVRRGRAAVEDDDQRLGDREKPEHERDTLSGITHWLTTVDHADIGVLYLVFATGAALLGGLDAMMLRTELITSGTEIWTAQTYNALFTTHGITMLFLFATPAMFGVGNILVPALIGADDMAFPRINAFAFWILIPGALLIRAGVVGDLLMGFLGYQDLVHPAAMGWTLYTPLTIAMRNREVDLLLLGLHLTGISTIAAAINFIVTIVEYRAPDVTWGRLGIFTWTILTTAGIALFAFPVLGSTLLMLLADRNFDTAFFVGGDGAILFQHLFWFFGHPEVYILILPPMGVMSHVIPRFAGRKLFGFRYVVYSTLAIGVLSFGVWAHHMFATGIDPRLQASFMAVTLAIAVPSAVKTFNWIATIWNGRIRLNAPMLFCLGAIACFIVGGVTGVFLGAIPVDQVYHGTYYVVGHFHLMLMGLTVFAAFAASYYWYPLLTGRMYNRDLAHLHFWLTMAGTVVAFCLMFVLGIEGVPRRTATYFPRYSPWHQWITIAAYVIGMAQLLWVWNMLRSVRKGDPVEGDDPWNLRDTGLDTTEWDWFRENRDDLPLWNGGDRETRVRHPTHED; from the coding sequence ATGAGCGGTCCAATCGGGCGGTCCATACGGCGCTGGCTCCGGCGCGGCTACCGCACGGTTCGGCGCGGGCGGGCGGCCGTCGAGGACGACGACCAGCGGTTGGGCGACCGAGAGAAACCCGAGCACGAACGCGACACGCTCTCGGGGATCACCCACTGGCTCACGACCGTCGACCACGCCGACATCGGCGTGCTGTACCTCGTGTTCGCCACGGGGGCGGCGCTGCTCGGGGGACTCGACGCGATGATGCTCCGGACGGAGCTGATCACCTCCGGCACCGAAATCTGGACCGCACAGACGTACAACGCGCTGTTTACCACCCACGGGATCACGATGCTGTTCCTCTTTGCGACGCCGGCGATGTTCGGCGTCGGCAACATCCTCGTCCCCGCACTCATCGGCGCCGACGACATGGCGTTCCCGCGGATCAACGCCTTCGCGTTCTGGATACTGATCCCCGGCGCGCTGCTGATCCGGGCGGGCGTCGTCGGCGACCTGCTGATGGGCTTTCTGGGCTATCAGGACCTCGTCCACCCGGCAGCGATGGGCTGGACGCTCTACACCCCGCTGACCATCGCGATGCGCAACCGCGAGGTGGACCTGCTGTTGTTGGGGCTGCACCTGACCGGTATCTCGACCATCGCCGCCGCGATCAACTTCATCGTCACCATCGTCGAGTACCGCGCGCCGGACGTGACGTGGGGGCGACTGGGCATCTTCACGTGGACGATCCTCACGACCGCCGGGATCGCCCTGTTCGCGTTCCCCGTCCTCGGGAGCACGCTCCTGATGTTGCTCGCAGACCGGAACTTCGACACGGCCTTCTTCGTGGGCGGGGACGGTGCGATCCTCTTTCAGCACCTCTTCTGGTTCTTCGGTCACCCGGAGGTGTACATCCTGATCCTGCCGCCGATGGGCGTGATGAGCCACGTGATCCCGCGCTTCGCCGGGCGGAAACTGTTCGGCTTCCGGTACGTCGTCTACTCGACGCTGGCCATCGGCGTGCTCTCCTTCGGGGTCTGGGCCCACCACATGTTCGCGACGGGGATCGACCCGCGGCTACAGGCGTCGTTCATGGCCGTCACCCTCGCGATCGCGGTCCCGAGCGCGGTGAAGACGTTCAACTGGATCGCCACGATCTGGAACGGCCGGATCAGGCTCAACGCGCCGATGCTGTTCTGTCTCGGCGCCATCGCCTGCTTCATCGTCGGCGGCGTCACCGGCGTCTTCCTCGGCGCGATCCCCGTCGATCAGGTGTACCACGGCACCTACTACGTCGTCGGCCACTTCCACCTGATGCTGATGGGGCTGACGGTGTTTGCGGCCTTCGCGGCGTCGTACTACTGGTACCCGCTGCTGACCGGCCGGATGTACAACCGCGACCTCGCGCACCTGCACTTCTGGCTCACGATGGCCGGCACCGTGGTAGCGTTCTGTCTGATGTTCGTACTCGGGATCGAGGGCGTGCCCCGACGGACGGCGACGTACTTCCCGCGGTACTCGCCGTGGCACCAGTGGATCACCATCGCCGCCTACGTCATCGGGATGGCCCAACTGCTCTGGGTCTGGAACATGCTCCGCTCGGTCCGGAAGGGCGACCCCGTCGAGGGCGACGACCCGTGGAACCTGCGGGACACCGGCCTCGACACCACCGAGTGGGACTGGTTCCGTGAGAACCGTGACGACCTGCCGCTGTGGAACGGCGGCGACCGCGAGACGCGCGTGCGACACCCGACACACGAGGACTGA
- a CDS encoding potassium channel family protein produces the protein MTPVPLQILLGLYLGLVTGIVPALVAWGLGFTFKYFTSVSIPGFGVVVLALAIAGVNGGLLALNDKAITGGADGIAVLVAIIVVLMLSLYAHAKGDQMGAATPKRLTLKRLADRTLSADVVEFVGSRGQVRLKITGEVADMEGYPPLPAELRTAIREADVALPADLPISELERRAADQLRTDFDLADVSVSLDERGHATVAAAPPTAGLSKRVPTGKRAVSLTTLVPTGLAAGDEVQVRTPDRRHDGTVVSVAAGKPALATDGGSDAEPSTPTAPAAKTATGGRDRVTVAVGREAARDLVGAEVTGLRVRSRGERQEFELLSLLRRSGKRLRRVTARSDGVLDGASLAEASVHSTYGVVVLAARTDDGWAFAPSGSHVPHAGDELFVVGTLADLDAFAAVAA, from the coding sequence ATGACCCCGGTACCGCTCCAGATCCTGCTCGGACTCTACCTCGGGCTGGTGACGGGCATCGTCCCCGCGCTGGTCGCGTGGGGGCTCGGCTTCACGTTCAAGTACTTCACCAGCGTCTCCATCCCCGGGTTCGGTGTCGTCGTGCTCGCGCTGGCCATCGCCGGCGTCAACGGGGGCCTGCTGGCGCTGAACGACAAGGCGATCACCGGCGGCGCCGACGGCATTGCCGTCCTCGTCGCCATCATCGTCGTGTTGATGCTGTCGCTGTACGCCCACGCGAAAGGCGACCAGATGGGGGCAGCGACGCCCAAACGGCTCACGTTGAAGCGACTCGCCGACCGGACGCTCTCGGCCGACGTGGTCGAGTTCGTCGGCAGCCGCGGGCAGGTGCGACTGAAGATCACGGGCGAGGTGGCCGACATGGAGGGCTACCCGCCGCTGCCGGCCGAACTCCGGACGGCCATCCGCGAAGCCGACGTCGCCCTCCCCGCTGACCTCCCAATCTCCGAACTCGAACGCCGTGCGGCCGACCAGCTCCGGACCGACTTCGACCTCGCGGACGTCTCGGTGAGCCTCGACGAGCGCGGCCACGCGACCGTCGCCGCGGCGCCGCCGACTGCCGGCCTCTCGAAGCGCGTGCCCACCGGCAAACGGGCCGTCTCGCTGACGACGTTGGTGCCGACCGGGCTCGCCGCCGGCGACGAGGTGCAGGTTCGGACGCCTGACCGCCGCCACGACGGGACCGTCGTGAGTGTCGCCGCCGGCAAGCCGGCGCTGGCGACCGACGGCGGGAGCGACGCCGAGCCGTCGACGCCGACGGCGCCGGCGGCCAAGACGGCGACCGGCGGGCGTGACCGTGTCACCGTCGCCGTGGGCCGCGAGGCCGCACGGGACCTCGTCGGGGCCGAGGTGACCGGGCTGAGGGTTCGCTCCCGCGGCGAGCGACAGGAGTTCGAACTGCTGTCGCTGCTGCGACGCTCGGGCAAGCGGCTCCGTCGCGTGACGGCCCGGTCCGACGGCGTCCTCGACGGCGCCAGCCTCGCCGAAGCGAGTGTCCACTCCACCTACGGCGTCGTCGTGCTCGCCGCTCGGACCGACGACGGCTGGGCGTTCGCGCCCAGTGGCTCGCACGTCCCCCACGCCGGGGACGAACTGTTCGTCGTCGGGACGCTGGCTGACCTCGACGCGTTCGCGGCGGTGGCGGCATGA
- a CDS encoding ubiquitin-like small modifier protein 1, protein MQWKLFADLAEAAGERTVSLDEDGTATVGDALEALFAEKPALRDRALDEDGNLREDVNLLKNGESVDQGAGVEAGDELALFPPVSGG, encoded by the coding sequence ATGCAGTGGAAGCTCTTCGCTGATCTCGCGGAAGCCGCCGGTGAGCGGACCGTCTCGCTCGACGAGGACGGGACCGCGACCGTCGGCGACGCTCTCGAGGCGCTGTTCGCCGAGAAGCCGGCGCTCCGGGACCGTGCCCTCGACGAGGACGGGAACCTCCGCGAGGACGTGAACCTCCTGAAAAACGGCGAGAGCGTCGACCAAGGGGCCGGCGTCGAGGCCGGCGACGAACTCGCGCTGTTCCCGCCCGTCAGCGGCGGGTAG
- a CDS encoding permease: MGIFTTLGHAIGATTGMAWDTWWALVLGFTITGAIEVFTTEEQMTEYLGDDGWREVGYGTLFGVASSSCSYSAVSTAKTLFKKGASPTAAFGAFMFAATDLVIELGLVMWVLLGWKFVLAEFVGGLIVIVLLTLIYRRVPDHWWDEAYENLLELDETECPACGMAAPPHDEETVETEYDGETLYFCCGGCLNAWEAMNDADAKRVKDDEPPGLLSKSGWRRAASNSVREWDMLWDDIAIGFIIAGFVTAFVPSSWWLDLFQADSSGLLWVTYGAIIGVFIATVTFVCSVGNIPFALVLWTNGLPFGAVLSFIYADMVIPPIVNTYRKYYGMRIAMVLFAAMASASVVAGVIVHYLFMFTSLIPVQGTAGGTAPDTYTVWLNIAFTALFVAQLTASYGRDVIGDTVLDTIGVLGSYYYRFERTFGTATANYGRFKGVMEALSDVFGTAASAAGDVAGETADTLEREEEKLKPAADDGPDGTPATGSNGSEPYDHRRASGTEPGSGASEDSVGRTTDPEPLPDGNTRNTGSSAAVAEEPVPAEPPAEPASDDLVAGARDGEASERDDGWDEDDSWEDGDWTDAEDDDTGAFQFAGEDGGFEFGDPEAE, encoded by the coding sequence ATGGGGATATTCACCACACTCGGTCACGCCATCGGCGCAACCACCGGTATGGCGTGGGACACGTGGTGGGCGCTGGTGCTGGGGTTCACCATCACCGGCGCCATCGAGGTGTTCACGACCGAAGAGCAGATGACGGAGTACCTCGGCGACGATGGCTGGCGCGAGGTCGGCTACGGGACGCTGTTCGGCGTCGCCTCCTCGTCGTGTTCGTACTCCGCGGTGTCGACGGCGAAGACCCTGTTCAAGAAGGGTGCGTCGCCGACGGCGGCGTTCGGCGCGTTCATGTTCGCCGCGACGGACTTGGTGATCGAACTCGGCCTCGTGATGTGGGTGCTGTTGGGCTGGAAGTTCGTCCTCGCGGAGTTCGTCGGCGGCCTCATCGTCATCGTCCTGCTGACGCTTATCTACCGCCGGGTGCCGGACCACTGGTGGGACGAAGCCTACGAGAACCTCCTCGAACTCGACGAGACGGAGTGTCCGGCGTGTGGGATGGCGGCGCCGCCCCACGACGAGGAGACCGTCGAGACCGAGTACGACGGCGAGACGCTCTACTTCTGCTGTGGGGGCTGTCTCAACGCGTGGGAGGCGATGAACGACGCCGACGCAAAGCGCGTCAAGGACGACGAGCCCCCGGGCCTCCTCTCGAAGAGCGGTTGGCGACGGGCCGCGAGCAACTCGGTCCGGGAGTGGGACATGCTCTGGGACGACATCGCCATCGGCTTCATCATCGCCGGCTTCGTCACCGCCTTCGTCCCCTCCTCGTGGTGGCTGGACCTGTTCCAGGCGGACAGTTCGGGGCTGCTCTGGGTGACCTACGGCGCCATCATCGGCGTGTTCATCGCGACGGTGACGTTCGTCTGTTCGGTCGGGAACATCCCCTTCGCGCTGGTGTTGTGGACCAACGGGCTCCCCTTCGGCGCGGTGCTGTCGTTCATCTACGCGGACATGGTGATCCCGCCCATCGTCAACACCTACAGGAAGTACTACGGGATGCGGATCGCGATGGTGCTGTTCGCCGCGATGGCGTCGGCCAGCGTCGTCGCCGGCGTCATCGTCCACTACCTGTTCATGTTCACGAGCCTGATCCCGGTACAGGGGACGGCTGGGGGGACGGCCCCCGACACGTACACGGTCTGGCTCAACATCGCCTTCACGGCGCTGTTCGTCGCCCAACTGACGGCCTCCTACGGCCGGGACGTGATCGGCGACACGGTTCTCGACACCATCGGCGTCCTCGGGAGCTACTACTACCGCTTCGAGCGGACGTTCGGGACCGCGACGGCCAACTACGGGCGCTTCAAGGGCGTGATGGAAGCGCTGTCGGACGTGTTCGGCACCGCCGCGAGCGCCGCCGGCGACGTGGCGGGTGAGACCGCGGATACCCTCGAACGGGAGGAGGAGAAGCTCAAACCCGCTGCTGACGACGGCCCCGACGGGACCCCGGCCACCGGATCCAACGGGAGCGAACCCTACGACCACCGACGCGCGTCGGGCACGGAGCCGGGGAGCGGCGCCAGTGAGGACTCGGTCGGCAGAACGACCGATCCGGAGCCGCTACCCGACGGGAACACGCGAAACACCGGCTCGTCGGCGGCCGTCGCCGAGGAGCCAGTCCCGGCGGAACCACCCGCGGAACCGGCCTCGGACGACCTCGTCGCCGGCGCCCGGGACGGGGAGGCGTCCGAGCGAGACGACGGCTGGGACGAGGACGATAGCTGGGAGGACGGGGACTGGACCGACGCCGAGGACGACGACACCGGCGCGTTCCAGTTTGCCGGCGAGGACGGCGGCTTCGAGTTCGGTGATCCGGAGGCCGAGTAG
- a CDS encoding NAD-binding protein — protein sequence MEWDRDWVGVRASIALTFAVAAMSVGTGILNISTTAAGPLAEFVPPMVRQTVGFTGALTGFLTLAGAFMLRSRYRAGWYLTVTMLPLTAVQGLLQASEYSYPLVVLSLVSLPVVALNRRTFDNDLDLTTTQIAATASLVAAQAYGTAGTYALREEFQGVDSLTDAFYYTLVTGSTVGYGDIYAQTEQARLFAMSAILLSVASFAVALGVVLTPMIEARFSAALGRMTEQQLDTLENHVLVLGYGDLTEPILEELETQAAFVVITDDETATRRLTNHDVHVLTADPSDEDPLRSAGIDRAQAAIAATQNDADDALAILTARELNPDLHIAAGVTQRENVSKLKRAGADTVISPAAIGGHLLVESALGRGDGEREASDLLGE from the coding sequence ATGGAGTGGGACCGCGACTGGGTGGGCGTTCGCGCCTCCATCGCGCTGACGTTCGCCGTCGCCGCGATGTCCGTCGGGACCGGTATCCTCAACATCTCGACGACGGCCGCCGGTCCGCTCGCCGAGTTCGTGCCCCCGATGGTCCGACAGACCGTCGGCTTCACGGGCGCGCTGACGGGCTTTCTGACCCTCGCCGGGGCGTTCATGCTCCGGAGTCGCTACCGGGCGGGCTGGTACCTGACGGTGACGATGCTGCCCCTAACGGCGGTCCAAGGGCTGCTGCAGGCCAGCGAGTACTCCTACCCGCTTGTCGTGCTGTCGCTGGTCTCGCTGCCGGTCGTCGCCCTCAACCGCCGCACGTTCGACAACGACCTCGACCTGACGACCACACAGATCGCCGCGACGGCGTCGTTGGTGGCCGCACAGGCCTACGGCACCGCCGGGACGTACGCGCTCCGTGAGGAGTTCCAGGGCGTCGATAGCCTCACCGACGCGTTCTACTACACGCTCGTCACCGGCAGTACGGTCGGCTACGGCGACATCTACGCCCAGACCGAGCAGGCGCGGCTGTTCGCCATGTCGGCGATCCTGCTCTCGGTGGCCTCCTTCGCGGTGGCGCTGGGTGTCGTGCTCACGCCGATGATCGAAGCGCGGTTCTCCGCAGCACTCGGACGCATGACCGAACAACAGTTAGACACGCTCGAGAACCACGTGTTGGTTCTCGGCTACGGCGACCTGACCGAACCGATCCTCGAGGAGTTAGAGACACAGGCGGCGTTCGTCGTCATCACGGACGACGAGACGGCGACCCGGCGGCTGACGAACCACGACGTACACGTGTTGACCGCCGACCCCAGCGACGAGGACCCGCTGCGGAGCGCCGGGATCGACCGGGCGCAGGCCGCCATCGCGGCGACCCAGAACGACGCCGACGACGCGCTGGCGATCCTCACCGCGCGGGAACTCAACCCCGACCTCCACATCGCCGCCGGGGTCACCCAGCGCGAGAACGTGAGCAAACTCAAACGCGCCGGCGCCGACACCGTGATCAGTCCCGCCGCCATCGGCGGCCACCTGCTCGTCGAGTCGGCGCTCGGCCGGGGCGACGGCGAGCGGGAAGCCAGCGACCTGCTCGGGGAGTAG
- a CDS encoding cation:proton antiporter, with translation MVEGLPLMLLVGIIFLAVALAGALARRLGQSVIPAYILVGVLLGPGIPNSIGPITTGIVQSTEFIDVFSELGIVVLLFFLGLHVDVEAMLSRPRRILAVGTLDLLVTFGAGLAVGIVFGFSAIESLFVAGIIYISSSAVITKSLMETGWALKEESEPITGILVFEDLAMAAYLTLLSAVVLGTGETGNVAVNLGTGFLFLGAIGAMGWWFSDWLETLFDAESDELFLLRIVGATTGLAGAAHLLDVSPEVTALIVGGAIGLTRHEDRIERLIKPVRDLFVAVFFFSIGLSVGIDSVVAQWRLVLASLPVTVAAGVLSGVLSGWAYGLTDTQSLRVGFGIVPRGEFSLVIAALAASAGGGALGAVIPEFAVGYVLVMSVVGTLLMQHADRIIDAVWPDAGEPAAFPPTFEAAEPRPISERNDD, from the coding sequence GTGGTTGAGGGCCTGCCGCTGATGTTGCTGGTCGGGATCATCTTCCTCGCGGTGGCGCTGGCGGGGGCGCTGGCCCGCCGACTCGGCCAGTCGGTGATCCCGGCGTACATCCTCGTCGGCGTGCTGCTGGGGCCGGGGATTCCGAACTCCATCGGCCCGATCACGACGGGGATCGTTCAGTCGACGGAGTTCATCGACGTGTTCTCGGAGTTGGGGATCGTCGTCCTGCTGTTCTTCCTCGGGTTGCACGTCGACGTGGAGGCGATGCTCTCGCGGCCCCGCCGGATCCTCGCGGTCGGCACGCTCGACCTGCTGGTGACGTTCGGGGCGGGGCTGGCGGTCGGCATCGTCTTCGGGTTCTCGGCGATCGAGAGCCTGTTCGTCGCCGGCATCATCTACATCTCCTCCTCGGCGGTGATCACCAAGTCCCTGATGGAGACTGGGTGGGCCCTCAAGGAGGAGTCCGAACCCATCACAGGGATCCTCGTGTTCGAGGACCTGGCGATGGCGGCCTACCTCACGCTGTTGAGCGCGGTGGTGCTCGGCACCGGCGAGACCGGCAACGTCGCCGTCAACCTCGGGACCGGCTTCCTGTTCCTCGGCGCTATCGGGGCGATGGGCTGGTGGTTCTCGGACTGGCTGGAGACGCTGTTCGACGCCGAGTCCGACGAACTGTTCCTGCTCCGGATCGTCGGCGCGACGACGGGGCTGGCGGGGGCGGCCCACCTCCTCGACGTGAGTCCCGAGGTGACGGCGCTGATCGTCGGCGGGGCGATCGGTCTGACGCGCCACGAGGACCGTATCGAGCGGCTGATCAAGCCGGTTCGGGACCTGTTCGTGGCGGTGTTTTTCTTCTCGATCGGGCTCTCGGTCGGTATCGACAGCGTGGTCGCCCAGTGGCGGCTGGTGCTGGCCTCGCTGCCCGTGACCGTCGCCGCCGGGGTACTCTCGGGGGTGCTCTCGGGCTGGGCGTACGGGCTGACCGACACGCAGTCCCTCCGGGTCGGCTTCGGCATCGTCCCGCGCGGGGAGTTCTCGCTGGTGATCGCGGCGCTGGCGGCGAGCGCCGGCGGCGGCGCGCTCGGGGCGGTGATCCCCGAGTTCGCGGTCGGCTACGTCCTCGTCATGAGCGTCGTCGGCACGCTGTTGATGCAGCACGCCGACCGGATCATCGACGCCGTCTGGCCCGACGCCGGCGAGCCGGCGGCGTTCCCCCCGACGTTCGAGGCCGCGGAGCCCCGGCCGATCAGCGAGCGCAACGACGACTGA
- a CDS encoding GNAT family N-acetyltransferase encodes MATNTDAVVPRIVDGLRTIASRFRPRPITPTTPPETVVDDEGREVRLRAYADDADDFAALVEMYDTFDGSQRAQGTPPRTTEGIRAWLDDILGGPNVVAVHEGRVVGHVSFVPDGTGRHELAIFVHQSFQRAGIGSRLLGAGLGHAREAGVGYVWLSVEKGKRHLQPFYGRAGFSTVNPMGMTSRMSRTL; translated from the coding sequence ATGGCCACGAACACCGACGCCGTCGTCCCGCGCATCGTCGACGGCCTCCGAACGATCGCCTCGCGCTTCCGCCCACGACCGATCACCCCCACGACGCCGCCGGAAACGGTCGTCGACGACGAGGGCCGGGAGGTCCGGCTCCGCGCGTACGCCGACGACGCCGACGACTTCGCGGCGCTGGTCGAGATGTACGACACGTTCGACGGGTCCCAGCGGGCACAGGGGACACCTCCACGAACCACTGAGGGGATCCGGGCGTGGCTCGACGACATCCTCGGCGGCCCGAACGTCGTCGCGGTCCACGAGGGGCGCGTGGTCGGTCACGTCAGTTTCGTCCCGGACGGCACCGGTCGCCACGAACTCGCCATCTTCGTCCACCAGTCGTTCCAGCGGGCGGGGATCGGTAGCCGCCTGCTCGGTGCGGGGCTGGGTCACGCCCGCGAGGCGGGCGTGGGCTACGTCTGGCTCTCCGTCGAGAAGGGGAAACGTCACCTCCAGCCGTTCTACGGTCGAGCGGGGTTCTCGACGGTGAACCCGATGGGGATGACCTCGCGGATGTCCCGGACGCTGTAG